Proteins encoded within one genomic window of Triticum aestivum cultivar Chinese Spring chromosome 2D, IWGSC CS RefSeq v2.1, whole genome shotgun sequence:
- the LOC123050004 gene encoding FCS-Like Zinc finger 2 produces the protein MVLRGPVCPSSPVSARPIYTKTTLVWFSTANTQSTSHSRRTKTNNPLQASYGHELDMAASVACAFFFDAEPVGEPGVHALDACALCTKPLARDSDIFMYRGDTPYCSEECRHEQTQLDAACARQAARAAARRQKQFSSGTESGRARRESWEVSVTS, from the coding sequence ATGGTATTGCGTGGCCCTGTGTGCCCGTCCTCGCCGGTCAGTGCCCGTCCCATATATACCAAGACGACCCTAGTTTGGTTCAGCACAGCAAACACTCAATCAACCTCCCACTCCCGGCGCACCAAGACCAACAACCCACTGCAAGCTAGCTACGGGCACGAGCTCGACATGGCCGCATCGGTAGCCTGCGCCTTCTTCTTCGACGCCGAGCCGGTCGGCGAGCCCGGCGTGCACGCGCTGGACGCGTGCGCGCTCTGCACCAAGCCGCTGGCGCGGGACAGCGACATCTTCATGTACAGAGGGGACACGCCCTACTGCAGCGAGGAGTGCCGCCACGAGCAGACGCAGCTCGACGCCGCCTGCGCCAGGCAGGCGGCCAGGGCGGCCGCCCGGAGGCAGAAGCAGTTCTCTTCGGGAACGGAGTCCGGGCGTGCACGCCGGGAGTCCTGGGAGGTGTCCGTCACGAGCTAA
- the LOC123050005 gene encoding FCS-Like Zinc finger 2, which produces MAASVACAFFFDAEPVGEPGMPALDACALCAKPLARDSDVFMYRGDTPYCSKECRHEQMHLDAVSARQAARRLQRFSSGAESGRARQGVSVSS; this is translated from the coding sequence ATGGCGGCATCAGTAGCCTGCGCCTTCTTCTTCGACGCCGAGCCGGTGGGCGAGCCGGGCATGCCGGCGCTGGACGCGTGCGCGCTCTGCGCCAAGCCGCTGGCACGCGACAGCGACGTCTTCATGTACAGGGGGGACACGCCCTACTGCAGCAAGGAGTGCCGGCACGAGCAGATGCACCTCGACGCCGTCTCCGCCAGGCAGGCCGCCCGGAGGCTGCAGCGGTTCTCGTCGGGAGCAGAGTCCGGGCGTGCACGCCAGGGGGTGTCCGTCTCGAGCTAA